A window of Salmo trutta chromosome 5, fSalTru1.1, whole genome shotgun sequence contains these coding sequences:
- the LOC115193770 gene encoding otoraplin: MPVMKGFCPSRHRRRSVWKFTVESYFTLTHTHTAHSLSHTVFRMNHPLHFALLLLSLGFLYQTTTSAVLMDKLANSKICADEECSYALSMAVALDDFTAPDCRFINIKKDQMIYVYSKLTPEEGTGVFWSGSVYSERYVDQMGILGYFPSNLVKETTKFKKDTDTVEIPTADVDFYCF; this comes from the exons ATGCCTGTGATGAAAGGGTTCTGCCCATCCAGACATAGGAGAAGAAGTGTGTGGAAGTTTACAGTAGAGAGTTAtttcacactcactcacacacatacagcacactCACTTTCTCACACAGTCTTCAGGATGAACCATCCACTGCATTTcgctctcctgctcctctctttGGGATTTCTGTACCAGACCACCACCAGTGCTGTTCTTATGGACAAACTGGCAAACAGCAAAATCTGTGCAGATGAGGAGTGCTCAT ATGCTCTCTCTATGGCTGTGGCTCTGGATGACTTCACCGCTCCTGACTGCAGATTCATCAACATCAAGAAGGACCAGATGATCTACGTGTACTCCAAACTCACACCAGAGGAGGGCACTGGAGTCTTCTGGTCTGGAAGT GTTTACAGTGAGCGTTATGTGGACCAGATGGGCATCCTCGGCTACTTCCCCAGCAACCTGGTGAAGGAGACTACCAAGTTTAAGAAGGATACTGATACCGTGGAGATCCCTACGGCC GACGTTGACTTCTACTGTTTTTGA